A DNA window from Rhodococcus sp. Z13 contains the following coding sequences:
- a CDS encoding MDR family MFS transporter, producing the protein MTTVSGSGSQPAAPADEEQMTHREILAVLSGLLAALFTALLSSTIVSTALPTIIADLNGTQTQYAWVITTALLANAASTPIWGKFADLFNKKLLVQLGILIFVAGSVLAGVAHNVPILLVARVIQGIGMGGLTALVVAIIGSIIPPRARGRYSGYMGAVMAVAMSGGPVLGGVIVDTLGWRWCFYVCVPIAVVALVLLQRTLHIATVRKDDVSIDWFGATLITAAVSVLLIWVSFAGKDGYYEWISTESALYVGAGVVLLVATLIVESKVADPIIPLKIVTERTTGLAIIASVAVGIGLFGATTFLTQYFQTARGYSPTAAGLLTIPMVAGTLVSSMLSGQLITRFGKWKGFLIGGAVLQLIGFGLLGSLDHLTSMWVIGLYIAIVGLGTGMLMQNLVLAVQNTVSVRNIGAASSSVAFFRTFGGAIGVSVLGSILASRVTTLSAEGLAKLGIDTSSGGSTGGLDMSALPAPVAEVIRYAYGDATGTLFLVAAAFAVVTLIAVVLIPNRALRTTIDLVEEKPATDRADVPSQG; encoded by the coding sequence ATGACCACAGTCTCCGGATCGGGCTCGCAGCCCGCCGCTCCCGCGGACGAGGAGCAGATGACGCACCGCGAGATCCTCGCGGTGCTCTCGGGTCTGCTCGCGGCCCTCTTCACCGCGCTGCTGAGCAGCACGATCGTCTCGACGGCCCTGCCGACGATCATCGCCGACCTGAACGGCACCCAGACCCAGTACGCCTGGGTCATCACCACGGCGCTGCTCGCCAACGCGGCCTCGACCCCCATCTGGGGCAAGTTCGCCGACCTGTTCAACAAGAAGCTGCTCGTCCAGCTCGGCATCCTGATCTTCGTCGCCGGATCCGTGCTGGCCGGTGTCGCCCACAACGTGCCGATCCTGCTCGTCGCCCGCGTGATCCAGGGCATCGGCATGGGTGGCCTGACCGCGCTCGTCGTGGCCATCATCGGCAGCATCATCCCGCCCCGCGCGCGCGGTCGGTACTCCGGCTACATGGGCGCGGTCATGGCCGTGGCCATGTCCGGCGGACCCGTGCTCGGCGGTGTCATCGTCGACACGCTCGGCTGGCGCTGGTGCTTCTACGTCTGCGTCCCGATCGCCGTGGTGGCGCTCGTCCTGCTGCAGCGCACCCTGCACATCGCGACCGTCCGCAAGGACGACGTCAGCATCGACTGGTTCGGCGCGACCCTCATCACCGCCGCCGTGAGCGTGCTGCTGATCTGGGTGTCGTTCGCCGGCAAGGACGGCTACTACGAGTGGATCTCCACCGAGTCCGCCCTCTACGTCGGCGCCGGTGTCGTCCTGCTCGTCGCCACCCTGATCGTCGAATCCAAGGTCGCCGACCCGATCATCCCGCTGAAGATCGTCACCGAGCGCACCACCGGGCTGGCGATCATCGCGTCCGTCGCCGTCGGTATCGGCCTGTTCGGTGCCACGACCTTCCTCACGCAGTACTTCCAGACCGCGCGCGGCTACAGCCCCACGGCCGCGGGCCTGCTCACCATCCCGATGGTCGCCGGCACCCTCGTCTCGTCGATGCTCTCGGGCCAGCTCATCACCCGCTTCGGCAAGTGGAAGGGCTTCCTCATCGGCGGCGCCGTGCTGCAGCTGATCGGCTTCGGTCTGCTCGGCAGCCTCGACCACCTCACCTCCATGTGGGTGATCGGCCTCTACATCGCCATCGTCGGCCTCGGCACCGGCATGCTCATGCAGAATCTCGTGCTCGCCGTGCAGAACACCGTCAGCGTGCGCAACATCGGCGCGGCCAGCAGCTCCGTCGCGTTCTTCCGTACCTTCGGCGGCGCGATCGGCGTGTCGGTGCTCGGCTCCATCCTGGCCAGCCGCGTCACGACCCTGTCCGCCGAGGGCCTGGCGAAGCTCGGCATCGACACCTCCTCGGGTGGCTCCACCGGCGGTCTCGACATGTCCGCGCTGCCCGCCCCTGTGGCGGAGGTCATCCGGTACGCCTACGGCGATGCGACCGGCACCCTCTTCCTGGTGGCCGCCGCCTTCGCTGTGGTTACTCTGATAGCAGTGGTGCTGATTCCCAACCGGGCGTTGCGTACCACCATCGACCTCGTCGAGGAGAAGCCGGCAACCGATCGGGCCGACGTCCCCTCGCAGGGGTGA
- a CDS encoding oxygenase MpaB family protein, producing MFLLSSPRRFLMEIALPPVGHGVVEHSKALTDPITRFRNTSAYIFLVAFGDEEERRRVVRFVNRAHGPVRSEGYNAFDPALQLWIAAVMFHGGRDIYERFFGPLDRAEVERLYQEFSVYGTSLQVPAELWPADLEAFDAYWHSVVDDLEIDDTVRRYARALLAGGDLPVLLRPAMAVNRFLTLGMLDPRIRRAYGFTWTETHQKWFDRVMKVAAPAYRALPASLRQLPKKLVLRDARRRFAAAPASRTEAAAA from the coding sequence GTGTTCCTTCTCAGCTCACCGCGACGTTTCCTCATGGAGATCGCGCTGCCCCCGGTGGGGCACGGTGTGGTGGAACACAGCAAGGCGCTGACCGACCCGATCACACGCTTCCGCAACACGAGCGCGTACATCTTCCTCGTGGCGTTCGGTGACGAGGAGGAGCGCCGGCGGGTCGTGCGGTTCGTCAACCGTGCCCACGGGCCGGTGCGCTCGGAGGGCTACAACGCGTTCGATCCGGCGCTGCAGCTGTGGATCGCGGCGGTGATGTTCCACGGCGGCCGCGACATCTACGAACGGTTCTTCGGTCCGCTCGACCGCGCCGAGGTCGAGCGGCTCTACCAGGAGTTCTCCGTCTACGGCACCTCGCTGCAGGTGCCCGCCGAGCTGTGGCCCGCCGACCTCGAGGCCTTCGACGCCTACTGGCACAGCGTCGTCGACGATCTCGAGATCGACGACACGGTCCGCCGCTATGCACGCGCGCTGCTCGCCGGCGGCGACCTGCCGGTCCTCCTGCGGCCCGCGATGGCGGTGAACCGCTTCCTCACCCTCGGCATGCTCGACCCGCGGATCCGCCGGGCCTACGGCTTCACCTGGACCGAGACCCACCAGAAGTGGTTCGACCGCGTCATGAAGGTCGCGGCCCCCGCCTATCGCGCCCTGCCCGCGAGCCTTCGGCAGCTACCGAAGAAGCTGGTGCTGCGTGACGCGCGGCGTCGCTTCGCCGCCGCGCCGGCCTCCCGGACCGAAGCGGCCGCTGCGTAA
- a CDS encoding MarR family winged helix-turn-helix transcriptional regulator, with protein sequence MPDKSRANELADAIFLFGRTLRGALVHHDTDVLPPALVAVLFVLARMGECRPSELAVEMCVSQSSLSRQIAELVERGLVDRHPDPDDRRAHRVSCSVAGIEILELVKKRRTERLSAELEDWNAGEIADAITTLERLTASLAPLVIDTRRTNS encoded by the coding sequence GTGCCGGACAAGTCCCGGGCCAACGAACTCGCCGACGCCATCTTCCTGTTCGGCCGCACACTGCGTGGTGCCCTCGTGCACCACGACACCGACGTGCTTCCCCCAGCACTCGTCGCGGTGCTGTTCGTGCTCGCACGGATGGGGGAGTGCCGCCCCAGCGAGCTCGCCGTGGAGATGTGCGTCAGCCAGTCGTCGCTCAGCAGACAGATCGCCGAACTCGTCGAGCGGGGCCTCGTGGACCGGCATCCCGATCCCGACGACCGCCGCGCTCACCGGGTGAGCTGTTCGGTCGCGGGCATCGAGATCCTCGAGCTCGTGAAGAAACGCCGGACCGAACGGCTCTCCGCCGAACTCGAGGACTGGAACGCCGGCGAGATCGCCGACGCCATCACGACCCTCGAGCGGCTCACCGCGTCGCTGGCTCCGCTCGTCATCGATACCCGAAGGACCAATTCATGA
- a CDS encoding class I SAM-dependent RNA methyltransferase, with protein MLGNPAHGGACVARYEGRVVFVRHGVPGERVFARVTEDRGGSFCFADVVDVLEASPDRVDPVCPISGPEGAGCCDLSHMTVEAQRRFTGAVVAEQLRRLGGVEREVEVEEVPGGASNGTLWRTRVRLAVDVVGNPGYRRYRSNEVVPELACPQIDPRAYIGLADRVWQPGAELQVVLDADGERHVVEIAPPVLSGGARRQGRRGAAARRAAASAPRPEKVVEGSGRVVERVGDREWRLSATGFWQAHRGAAGLYSKVVGEWAQASEGATAWDLYGGVGVFAATLAGQVGPRGRVVSVESSRMAVDDGAEALADLEQVSFRHGRVERVIADLPAPEVVVLDPPRAGAGREVVEAVAEAGPRRVVHVGCDPASFGRDVGLYRDHGFELADVRAFAAFPSTHHVECIALFTR; from the coding sequence ATGCTGGGCAATCCCGCCCACGGCGGTGCCTGCGTCGCCCGGTACGAGGGACGGGTCGTGTTCGTCCGGCACGGTGTGCCGGGGGAGAGGGTGTTCGCCCGCGTCACCGAGGATCGCGGCGGGTCGTTCTGCTTCGCCGACGTGGTCGACGTGCTCGAGGCCTCGCCGGACCGCGTCGACCCGGTCTGCCCGATCTCCGGTCCGGAGGGCGCGGGCTGCTGCGACCTGTCGCACATGACGGTCGAGGCGCAGCGGCGGTTCACGGGGGCGGTGGTGGCCGAGCAGCTGCGCCGCCTCGGCGGAGTGGAACGCGAGGTGGAGGTCGAGGAGGTGCCCGGTGGCGCCTCGAACGGCACCCTCTGGCGCACCCGGGTGCGGCTCGCCGTGGACGTCGTGGGCAACCCGGGCTACCGGCGCTACCGCAGCAACGAGGTGGTGCCGGAACTGGCCTGCCCGCAGATCGATCCGCGCGCCTACATCGGCCTGGCCGACCGCGTGTGGCAGCCGGGCGCGGAACTGCAGGTCGTGCTCGACGCCGACGGTGAGCGGCACGTCGTGGAGATCGCCCCGCCCGTCCTGTCCGGGGGCGCGCGGCGGCAGGGCCGGCGGGGCGCGGCCGCGCGGCGTGCCGCGGCGAGCGCACCGCGGCCGGAGAAGGTCGTCGAGGGCTCAGGCCGGGTGGTCGAGCGGGTCGGCGACCGGGAGTGGCGGCTGTCCGCGACGGGGTTCTGGCAGGCGCACCGTGGGGCGGCCGGGCTGTACTCGAAGGTGGTGGGCGAGTGGGCCCAGGCCTCCGAGGGGGCGACGGCGTGGGATCTCTACGGTGGCGTCGGTGTCTTCGCGGCGACCCTCGCCGGGCAGGTCGGACCCCGCGGACGCGTGGTGTCGGTGGAATCCTCCCGGATGGCCGTCGACGACGGTGCCGAGGCGCTCGCCGATCTCGAGCAGGTGTCGTTCCGGCACGGCCGGGTGGAGCGGGTGATCGCGGACCTGCCCGCCCCCGAGGTGGTCGTCCTCGATCCGCCGCGGGCCGGTGCGGGCCGCGAGGTGGTCGAGGCGGTCGCCGAGGCCGGACCGCGCCGGGTGGTGCACGTGGGGTGCGATCCGGCGTCCTTCGGTCGGGACGTGGGCCTGTACCGCGATCACGGATTCGAGCTGGCGGACGTGCGGGCCTTCGCGGCGTTCCCGTCCACCCACCACGTGGAGTGCATCGCGCTGTTCACCCGCTGA
- a CDS encoding APC family permease: MSKLSTATKRLLLGRPFRSDTLGHELLPKRTALPIFASDALSSIAYAPEEIFLVLSVAGLSAYAFSPWIGVAVAIVLVIVVASYRQTVRAYPSGGGDYEVATKNLGETAGLTVGSALLVDYVLTVAVSISSAAANIGSAVPFVAQHKVLFALAAIVLLTGINLRGLRRESGIAFAVPVYLFLAAMMGMLGWGLFRVVVLGDELRAESAGFELVAEQSDLTAVAFVVLLARAFSSGCAALTGVEAIGTGVPAFRKPKARNAATTLAVLGALAVALFLGVVFLADRLGVVVAEHPQTQLRGAPEGYEQKTLLGQLAETILGGVPGGFVLLMVLTAVILVLAANTAFNGFPTLGSVLARNRYLPRQFHTRGDRLAFSNGILFLAGLAIVFVWVFRAEVTALIQLYIVGVFVAFSLGQAGMVRHWTRELGTEKDPVTRRRMQRSRTINAVGLVSTATVLLVVLIGKFTVGAWIAVAAMVVAFGVMKSIRRHYDSVAAELESAEWDGVLPSRTHSIVLVSTLHLPTMRALAYARATRPDVLEAITVNVDDEATRRLVREWEDSDLTVPLKVVESPYREITRPVLDYVRRIRRDSPRDVVTVFIPEYVVGHWWEQLLHNQSALRLKSRLLFQPGVMVTSVPWQLRSSAQVPADRGGVPEGTREGMPDARRQEFDNEEEPR; encoded by the coding sequence GTGTCCAAGCTTTCCACCGCGACGAAGCGGCTCCTCCTGGGTCGGCCCTTCCGCAGCGACACTCTCGGGCACGAACTGCTGCCCAAGCGCACCGCGCTGCCGATCTTCGCCTCGGACGCGCTGTCCTCGATCGCCTACGCGCCCGAGGAGATCTTCCTCGTTCTGTCCGTCGCCGGCCTGTCGGCCTACGCGTTCTCGCCGTGGATCGGGGTCGCCGTCGCGATCGTCCTCGTCATCGTCGTCGCCAGCTACCGGCAGACGGTGCGGGCCTATCCCTCCGGGGGCGGCGACTACGAGGTCGCGACGAAGAATCTGGGGGAGACGGCCGGTCTGACGGTGGGCAGTGCCCTGCTGGTCGACTACGTCCTCACCGTGGCCGTGTCGATCTCCTCCGCCGCCGCGAACATCGGCTCGGCGGTCCCGTTCGTCGCCCAGCACAAGGTGCTGTTCGCGCTCGCGGCGATCGTGCTGCTGACCGGTATCAACCTGCGGGGTCTGCGCCGCGAGTCCGGGATCGCGTTCGCGGTGCCCGTCTACCTGTTCCTCGCGGCCATGATGGGAATGCTCGGATGGGGCCTGTTCCGGGTGGTCGTCCTCGGTGACGAGCTGCGCGCCGAGTCGGCCGGATTCGAACTCGTCGCCGAGCAGTCCGACCTGACGGCCGTGGCGTTCGTCGTCCTGCTGGCCCGCGCGTTCTCGTCGGGATGCGCGGCCCTGACCGGTGTCGAGGCGATCGGCACCGGGGTGCCGGCCTTCCGCAAGCCCAAGGCCCGCAATGCGGCGACCACACTGGCGGTGCTCGGCGCTCTCGCCGTCGCCCTGTTCCTCGGGGTGGTCTTCCTCGCCGACCGCCTCGGTGTGGTGGTCGCCGAGCATCCGCAGACCCAGCTGCGCGGCGCCCCCGAGGGATACGAGCAGAAGACCCTGCTCGGGCAGCTCGCCGAGACGATCCTCGGCGGCGTGCCCGGCGGGTTCGTCCTGCTGATGGTGCTCACCGCCGTGATCCTGGTCCTGGCGGCCAACACCGCCTTCAACGGTTTCCCGACGCTCGGCTCGGTACTGGCACGCAACCGCTACCTGCCGCGGCAGTTCCACACGCGCGGTGATCGCCTGGCGTTCAGCAACGGCATCCTGTTCCTCGCCGGTCTCGCCATCGTGTTCGTGTGGGTGTTCCGTGCCGAGGTCACCGCGCTGATCCAGCTGTACATCGTGGGTGTGTTCGTCGCCTTCAGCCTCGGCCAGGCCGGGATGGTGCGGCACTGGACCCGGGAACTGGGCACCGAGAAGGACCCGGTCACCCGCCGCCGGATGCAGCGCTCGCGCACGATCAACGCCGTCGGTCTCGTGTCCACCGCGACGGTGCTGCTCGTCGTCCTGATCGGCAAGTTCACCGTCGGCGCGTGGATCGCGGTGGCGGCGATGGTCGTGGCGTTCGGGGTGATGAAGTCCATCCGCCGCCACTACGACTCGGTCGCGGCGGAACTCGAGAGCGCCGAATGGGACGGCGTGCTGCCGAGCCGCACCCACTCGATCGTGCTGGTCTCGACGCTGCACCTGCCCACCATGCGCGCGCTCGCCTACGCCCGTGCGACCCGCCCCGACGTGCTCGAGGCGATCACCGTCAACGTCGACGACGAGGCCACGCGCCGCCTGGTGCGCGAATGGGAGGACAGCGACCTGACGGTGCCGCTGAAGGTCGTCGAGTCGCCCTACCGGGAGATCACCCGGCCGGTGCTCGACTACGTGCGGCGGATCCGGCGGGATTCCCCCCGCGACGTGGTCACCGTCTTCATTCCGGAGTACGTCGTGGGGCACTGGTGGGAACAGCTCCTGCACAATCAGAGCGCACTGAGGCTCAAGAGCCGACTCCTCTTCCAGCCGGGGGTGATGGTGACCAGCGTGCCGTGGCAGCTGCGTTCGTCGGCGCAGGTGCCCGCCGATCGGGGTGGGGTCCCCGAGGGCACGCGCGAGGGTATGCCGGACGCACGGCGACAAGAGTTCGACAACGAGGAGGAACCGCGGTGA
- a CDS encoding potassium channel family protein, giving the protein MYVVVMGCGRVGAAVAGALVRLGHEVTVIDRDESAFARLGDDFPGRTVLGMGFDREVLISAEIERADAFAAVSSGDNSNIISARVARENFGVERVVARIYDEKRAAAYERLGIPTVATVPWTTDRFLHALTRDSETARWRDPTGSVAIAEVVVHEGWVGRRVTELEEAIGARVAFLIRFGTGLLPDRKTVIQAEDSVYIAAVSGSVAEAITLAENAPVDEE; this is encoded by the coding sequence GTGTACGTGGTGGTGATGGGGTGTGGCCGGGTCGGTGCGGCCGTGGCCGGGGCCCTCGTCCGGCTCGGCCACGAGGTGACGGTCATCGACCGGGACGAGAGCGCGTTCGCGCGCCTCGGCGACGACTTCCCCGGCCGGACCGTGCTGGGCATGGGTTTCGACCGCGAGGTGCTGATCTCGGCGGAGATCGAGCGCGCCGACGCGTTCGCGGCGGTGTCCTCCGGCGACAACTCGAACATCATCTCGGCGCGGGTCGCGCGGGAGAACTTCGGGGTCGAGCGGGTCGTCGCGCGCATCTACGACGAGAAGCGCGCCGCGGCGTACGAGCGTCTCGGCATCCCCACGGTCGCGACCGTGCCGTGGACCACCGACCGGTTCCTGCACGCGCTCACCCGCGACAGCGAGACCGCGCGGTGGCGTGATCCCACAGGGTCGGTCGCGATCGCCGAGGTCGTCGTGCACGAAGGGTGGGTCGGCCGGCGGGTGACCGAGCTCGAGGAGGCCATCGGCGCCCGGGTGGCGTTCCTGATCCGGTTCGGTACGGGTCTCCTGCCTGACCGCAAGACCGTGATCCAGGCCGAGGACAGCGTGTACATCGCGGCGGTGTCGGGATCGGTGGCCGAGGCGATCACACTGGCCGAGAACGCACCGGTGGACGAGGAGTGA
- a CDS encoding sugar porter family MFS transporter: MTQPSSAHAAKVIAVTVAAAVGGFLFGFDSSVINGAVDSIQGDFGLSSFVTGFAVAIALLGCAVGAWFAGRLADRWGRRRVMMLGSVLFVVSSIGSGLAVGVPDLMLWRVLGGLGIGIASVIAPTYISEIAPARYRGALASLQQLAITLGIFAALLSDAILQNAAGGASNELWWNLEAWRWMFIVGVVPAVVYGVLALMIPESPRYLVGQDLDEEAAEILANVTGELRPNERVQEIKLTLRRESNASFGDIRGPVFGLQPLVWVGITMAIFQQFVGINAIFYYSTTLWKSVGFTENQSFTTSVITAVINVVMTFVAILFVDKLGRRPLLMTGSLGMFVSLLLAAIAFSQATGSGDDIELPAPWGALALVGANVFVIFFAATWGPIMWVMLGEMFPNRMRAVALGISTAANWIANFTVTLAFPPLTSTLGLWVLYGLFAFFALLSFFFVKARIPETKGMELEEMHS; encoded by the coding sequence GTGACCCAACCTTCGTCCGCGCATGCGGCGAAAGTCATCGCCGTCACGGTGGCGGCGGCCGTGGGCGGCTTCCTGTTCGGTTTCGACAGTTCGGTCATCAACGGTGCAGTCGATTCCATCCAGGGCGATTTCGGTCTCAGTTCGTTCGTGACGGGTTTCGCGGTGGCGATCGCCCTGCTCGGGTGCGCGGTCGGTGCGTGGTTCGCCGGCCGGCTCGCCGACCGCTGGGGCCGCCGCCGGGTGATGATGCTCGGCTCGGTGCTGTTCGTCGTGTCGTCGATCGGGTCGGGCCTGGCCGTCGGTGTCCCGGACCTGATGCTGTGGCGCGTCCTCGGCGGTCTCGGCATCGGTATCGCCTCGGTGATCGCCCCCACCTACATCTCGGAGATCGCCCCCGCCCGTTACCGCGGCGCGCTCGCGTCGCTGCAGCAGCTCGCCATCACGCTCGGTATCTTCGCGGCTCTGCTGTCCGACGCGATCCTGCAGAACGCCGCGGGCGGCGCCTCCAACGAGTTGTGGTGGAATCTCGAGGCCTGGCGCTGGATGTTCATCGTCGGTGTCGTCCCGGCGGTCGTCTACGGTGTGCTCGCGCTGATGATCCCCGAGTCGCCGCGTTATCTCGTCGGTCAGGATCTCGACGAGGAGGCCGCCGAGATCCTCGCGAACGTCACCGGTGAGCTGCGCCCGAACGAGCGGGTGCAGGAGATCAAGCTGACGCTGCGCCGCGAGTCCAACGCCTCCTTCGGCGACATCCGCGGCCCGGTGTTCGGTCTGCAGCCGCTGGTGTGGGTCGGCATCACCATGGCGATCTTCCAGCAGTTCGTGGGTATCAACGCGATCTTCTACTACTCGACGACCCTGTGGAAGTCGGTCGGCTTCACCGAGAACCAGTCGTTCACGACCTCGGTGATCACCGCGGTCATCAACGTCGTCATGACCTTCGTGGCGATCCTGTTCGTCGACAAGCTCGGTCGCCGTCCGCTGCTGATGACCGGCTCGCTCGGTATGTTCGTGAGCCTGCTGCTCGCGGCGATCGCCTTCTCCCAGGCCACGGGCAGCGGGGACGACATCGAACTGCCCGCCCCGTGGGGTGCCCTGGCCCTCGTCGGCGCGAACGTCTTCGTGATCTTCTTCGCCGCCACCTGGGGCCCGATCATGTGGGTGATGCTCGGCGAGATGTTCCCGAACCGTATGCGCGCGGTGGCCCTGGGCATCAGCACGGCCGCGAACTGGATCGCGAACTTCACGGTCACGCTGGCGTTCCCGCCGTTGACCTCCACGCTGGGTCTGTGGGTCCTCTACGGCCTCTTCGCGTTCTTCGCGCTGTTGTCGTTCTTCTTCGTCAAGGCGCGGATCCCCGAGACCAAGGGCATGGAACTCGAGGAGATGCACTCCTGA
- the dxs gene encoding 1-deoxy-D-xylulose-5-phosphate synthase has translation MGVLSSIQSPDDLRRLSPVELTELAGEIREFLVQKVAATGGHLGPNLGVVELTIALHRVFDSPRDPILFDTGHQAYVHKILTGRRDEFDTLRQKGGLSGYPSRAESEHDWIESSHASAALSYADGLAKAYKLTGESDRTVVAVVGDGALTGGMCWEALNNIAAGKDRSLVIVVNDNGRSYAPTIGGLADHLAALRLRPGYEKVLDNSRRFVKRLPWVGSVAYSVLHGMKAGVKDAVSPQVLFTDLGIKYLGPVDGHDEQAMESALRRAKAYGGPVLVHAVTRKGAGYAPAENHLADQMHATGIMDPRTGRSKSSSSAPDWTSVFADELIALGEQREDLVAITAAMPGPTGLAKFGERFPDRTFDVGIAEQHAVTSAAGLALGGLHPVVAVYSTFLNRAFDQLLMDVALLKQPVTIVLDRAGITGSDGASHNGMWDLSLLGIVPGLRAAAPRDAATLREELGEALAVSDGPTVLRFPKGAVGDDIPAVERIDGTVDVLRMPKDRRGDVLIVAVGAFASLALDVAERLSRQGIDAAVVDPRWVLPVPDAVVDLARDFRLVVTVEDSGVHGGIGSAVSSALRRHDVDVPTRDLGVPQRFLDHASRSEIHAELGLTAQDVARQITGWVAGLDDTPVAGAAPSAVEQTDREAG, from the coding sequence TTGGGTGTTCTGTCCAGCATCCAGTCGCCCGACGATCTGCGTCGGCTCTCCCCCGTGGAGCTCACCGAGCTCGCGGGGGAGATCCGCGAATTTCTCGTCCAGAAAGTGGCGGCGACCGGAGGCCACCTCGGGCCCAATCTCGGTGTGGTCGAACTGACGATCGCCCTGCACCGGGTCTTCGACTCACCGCGCGACCCGATCCTGTTCGACACCGGCCATCAGGCCTACGTCCACAAGATCCTCACGGGTCGCCGCGACGAGTTCGACACCCTGCGCCAGAAGGGCGGCCTGTCCGGCTATCCCAGCCGTGCGGAGAGCGAACACGACTGGATCGAGTCGTCGCACGCCTCGGCCGCGTTGTCCTACGCGGACGGTCTCGCCAAGGCCTACAAGCTCACCGGTGAGTCGGACCGCACGGTCGTCGCGGTCGTCGGCGACGGCGCGCTGACCGGCGGCATGTGCTGGGAGGCCCTCAACAACATCGCCGCCGGCAAGGACCGGTCGCTGGTGATCGTCGTCAACGACAACGGACGCTCCTACGCCCCCACCATCGGCGGTCTCGCCGACCACCTCGCGGCACTGCGGCTGCGCCCCGGCTACGAGAAGGTCCTCGACAACAGCCGCCGTTTCGTCAAGCGCCTGCCGTGGGTGGGCTCGGTGGCCTACTCCGTCCTGCACGGCATGAAGGCAGGGGTCAAGGACGCGGTCAGTCCCCAGGTGCTGTTCACCGACCTCGGCATCAAGTACCTCGGACCGGTCGACGGGCACGACGAGCAGGCGATGGAGTCCGCGCTGCGCCGCGCCAAGGCGTACGGCGGCCCGGTGCTCGTCCACGCCGTCACCCGCAAGGGCGCCGGCTACGCCCCCGCCGAGAACCACCTCGCCGACCAGATGCACGCCACCGGCATCATGGATCCCCGCACCGGGCGGTCGAAGTCGTCGTCCTCCGCCCCGGACTGGACGTCGGTGTTCGCCGACGAACTCATCGCCCTCGGCGAACAGCGCGAGGACCTCGTGGCGATCACCGCCGCGATGCCCGGCCCCACCGGCCTGGCGAAGTTCGGTGAGCGCTTCCCCGACCGCACCTTCGATGTCGGCATCGCCGAGCAGCACGCCGTCACCTCCGCCGCGGGCCTGGCCCTGGGCGGGCTGCACCCGGTGGTCGCGGTCTACTCGACCTTCCTCAACCGTGCCTTCGACCAGTTGCTGATGGACGTCGCGCTGCTGAAGCAGCCCGTCACCATCGTGCTCGACCGCGCCGGCATCACCGGCTCCGACGGGGCCAGCCACAACGGCATGTGGGACCTGTCGCTGCTCGGCATCGTGCCCGGCCTGCGCGCGGCGGCCCCGCGCGACGCCGCGACGCTGCGGGAGGAACTGGGCGAGGCTCTCGCCGTCTCCGACGGCCCCACCGTGCTGCGTTTCCCCAAGGGCGCCGTGGGCGACGACATCCCGGCCGTCGAACGCATCGACGGCACGGTCGACGTGCTGCGCATGCCGAAGGACCGGCGCGGCGACGTGCTGATCGTCGCGGTCGGCGCGTTCGCGTCCCTCGCGCTGGACGTCGCCGAGCGGCTGTCCCGGCAGGGCATCGACGCGGCCGTCGTCGACCCGCGCTGGGTGCTGCCCGTGCCCGACGCGGTCGTCGACCTCGCCCGCGACTTCCGGCTCGTCGTCACCGTCGAGGACAGCGGTGTGCACGGCGGCATCGGTTCCGCCGTGTCGTCGGCGCTGCGCCGTCACGACGTCGACGTGCCCACCCGCGATCTCGGTGTCCCGCAGCGGTTCCTCGACCACGCCTCGCGCAGCGAGATCCACGCCGAACTCGGCCTGACCGCGCAGGACGTCGCCCGGCAGATCACCGGCTGGGTGGCCGGCCTGGACGACACCCCCGTCGCCGGTGCGGCTCCCTCGGCCGTCGAGCAGACCGACCGCGAAGCGGGCTGA